Proteins from a genomic interval of Colletes latitarsis isolate SP2378_abdomen chromosome 3, iyColLati1, whole genome shotgun sequence:
- the LOC143340439 gene encoding TD and POZ domain-containing protein 2 isoform X3, protein MNVNGIHSVWNLSIRFWKNPDGKRIINPVVLCLNMLHCTVDEAEQAKIRFQFAVFNADVKHWEYCHVSRTILELKSCTDIISLGYRDLSIVDRHLKKNGEVLLMVKIQIIQCDSEKHNLSQDMARLLKHPCGADTKLMCGGLTNTEIPVHSSILAARSNILAEMISPLTESSSKNDSKTDTAEDKMSDARDPQEVKEHYMFSLDLLDLSKEVTEELLRYIYSDHIDNLDNLAPQLLSLAERFCLHGLKELCERNLIETITPENIASRLLVADEFGCLSLKRASLAYCEENITVLNKSLAWKMMEHVNPELFNEVCEANIGSSRSSNMDDSELSN, encoded by the exons ATGAACGTGAATGGTATTCATAGCGTATGGAATCTATCCATCAGATTTTGGAAGAATCCTGACG GTAAAAGAATTATAAATCCCGTGGTATTGTGCCTGAACATGTTGCACTGCACAGTAGACGAAGCGGAACAAGCGAAGATACGATTTCAATTTGCAGTTTTCAATGCTGACGTTAAACACTGGGAGTATTGTCACGTTAGCAGGACAATACTCGAACTTAAATCATGCACGGATATTATTTCCTTGGGGTACAGGGACTTGTCGATAGTCGACAGGCATTTAAAGAAGAACGGCGAGGTTCTGTTAATGGTCAAGATACAAATAATCCAGTGTGATAGCGAAAAGCACAACTTATCGCAG gatatggCCAGATTACTGAAGCATCCATGCGGAGCTGATACTAAATTAATGTGTGGGGGTTTAACTAATACAGAAATTCCAGTCCATAGCAGTATATTAGCTGCACGTAGTAATATTCTAGCCGAAATGATTTCACCTTTGACTGAATCGTCGTCGAAGAATGACTCGAAAACGGATACCGCGGAAGATAAAATGTCGGATGCACGAGACCCACAGGAAGTAAAG gaACACTACATGTTTTCTTTAGACTTGTTAGACCTTTCTAAAGAAGTGACAGAAGAATTATTACGATATATATATAGTGACCATATTGATAATTTGGATAATTTAGCTCCACAACTTTTATCTCTGGCAGAACGTTTCTGTTTACATG GATTGAAGGAACTTTGTGAGAGGAATCTTATTGAAACAATAACTCCAGAAAATATAGCAAGCAGACTTTTAGTTGCGGATGAATTTGGCTGTTTGTCGCTTAAAAGAGCAAGTTTAGCATACTGTGAAGAGAATATAACTGTACTAAATAAGAGCTTAGCTTGGAAAATGATGGAACATGTAAATCCAGAATTGTTCAATGAAGTTTGTGAAGCTAATATTGGTAGTTCAAGATCGAGTAATATGGATGACAGTGAATTAAGCAATTAA
- the LOC143340439 gene encoding protein roadkill isoform X2, translating to MELLVPTVSDIVFKYTWPIPNYKKSVSKRSLIDSPSFDMNVNGIHSVWNLSIRFWKNPDVFNADVKHWEYCHVSRTILELKSCTDIISLGYRDLSIVDRHLKKNGEVLLMVKIQIIQCDSEKHNLSQDMARLLKHPCGADTKLMCGGLTNTEIPVHSSILAARSNILAEMISPLTESSSKNDSKTDTAEDKMSDARDPQEVKEHYMFSLDLLDLSKEVTEELLRYIYSDHIDNLDNLAPQLLSLAERFCLHGLKELCERNLIETITPENIASRLLVADEFGCLSLKRASLAYCEENITVLNKSLAWKMMEHVNPELFNEVCEANIGSSRSSNMDDSELSN from the exons ATGGAACTACTTGTTCCGACAGTCTCGGACATAGTCTTCAAATATACATGGCCCATTCCAAATTACAAGAAATCTGTTTCAAAGAGAAGCTTGATCGATAGTCCGTCATTTGACATGAACGTGAATGGTATTCATAGCGTATGGAATCTATCCATCAGATTTTGGAAGAATCCTGACG TTTTCAATGCTGACGTTAAACACTGGGAGTATTGTCACGTTAGCAGGACAATACTCGAACTTAAATCATGCACGGATATTATTTCCTTGGGGTACAGGGACTTGTCGATAGTCGACAGGCATTTAAAGAAGAACGGCGAGGTTCTGTTAATGGTCAAGATACAAATAATCCAGTGTGATAGCGAAAAGCACAACTTATCGCAG gatatggCCAGATTACTGAAGCATCCATGCGGAGCTGATACTAAATTAATGTGTGGGGGTTTAACTAATACAGAAATTCCAGTCCATAGCAGTATATTAGCTGCACGTAGTAATATTCTAGCCGAAATGATTTCACCTTTGACTGAATCGTCGTCGAAGAATGACTCGAAAACGGATACCGCGGAAGATAAAATGTCGGATGCACGAGACCCACAGGAAGTAAAG gaACACTACATGTTTTCTTTAGACTTGTTAGACCTTTCTAAAGAAGTGACAGAAGAATTATTACGATATATATATAGTGACCATATTGATAATTTGGATAATTTAGCTCCACAACTTTTATCTCTGGCAGAACGTTTCTGTTTACATG GATTGAAGGAACTTTGTGAGAGGAATCTTATTGAAACAATAACTCCAGAAAATATAGCAAGCAGACTTTTAGTTGCGGATGAATTTGGCTGTTTGTCGCTTAAAAGAGCAAGTTTAGCATACTGTGAAGAGAATATAACTGTACTAAATAAGAGCTTAGCTTGGAAAATGATGGAACATGTAAATCCAGAATTGTTCAATGAAGTTTGTGAAGCTAATATTGGTAGTTCAAGATCGAGTAATATGGATGACAGTGAATTAAGCAATTAA
- the LOC143340439 gene encoding TD and POZ domain-containing protein 2 isoform X1, producing MELLVPTVSDIVFKYTWPIPNYKKSVSKRSLIDSPSFDMNVNGIHSVWNLSIRFWKNPDGKRIINPVVLCLNMLHCTVDEAEQAKIRFQFAVFNADVKHWEYCHVSRTILELKSCTDIISLGYRDLSIVDRHLKKNGEVLLMVKIQIIQCDSEKHNLSQDMARLLKHPCGADTKLMCGGLTNTEIPVHSSILAARSNILAEMISPLTESSSKNDSKTDTAEDKMSDARDPQEVKEHYMFSLDLLDLSKEVTEELLRYIYSDHIDNLDNLAPQLLSLAERFCLHGLKELCERNLIETITPENIASRLLVADEFGCLSLKRASLAYCEENITVLNKSLAWKMMEHVNPELFNEVCEANIGSSRSSNMDDSELSN from the exons ATGGAACTACTTGTTCCGACAGTCTCGGACATAGTCTTCAAATATACATGGCCCATTCCAAATTACAAGAAATCTGTTTCAAAGAGAAGCTTGATCGATAGTCCGTCATTTGACATGAACGTGAATGGTATTCATAGCGTATGGAATCTATCCATCAGATTTTGGAAGAATCCTGACG GTAAAAGAATTATAAATCCCGTGGTATTGTGCCTGAACATGTTGCACTGCACAGTAGACGAAGCGGAACAAGCGAAGATACGATTTCAATTTGCAGTTTTCAATGCTGACGTTAAACACTGGGAGTATTGTCACGTTAGCAGGACAATACTCGAACTTAAATCATGCACGGATATTATTTCCTTGGGGTACAGGGACTTGTCGATAGTCGACAGGCATTTAAAGAAGAACGGCGAGGTTCTGTTAATGGTCAAGATACAAATAATCCAGTGTGATAGCGAAAAGCACAACTTATCGCAG gatatggCCAGATTACTGAAGCATCCATGCGGAGCTGATACTAAATTAATGTGTGGGGGTTTAACTAATACAGAAATTCCAGTCCATAGCAGTATATTAGCTGCACGTAGTAATATTCTAGCCGAAATGATTTCACCTTTGACTGAATCGTCGTCGAAGAATGACTCGAAAACGGATACCGCGGAAGATAAAATGTCGGATGCACGAGACCCACAGGAAGTAAAG gaACACTACATGTTTTCTTTAGACTTGTTAGACCTTTCTAAAGAAGTGACAGAAGAATTATTACGATATATATATAGTGACCATATTGATAATTTGGATAATTTAGCTCCACAACTTTTATCTCTGGCAGAACGTTTCTGTTTACATG GATTGAAGGAACTTTGTGAGAGGAATCTTATTGAAACAATAACTCCAGAAAATATAGCAAGCAGACTTTTAGTTGCGGATGAATTTGGCTGTTTGTCGCTTAAAAGAGCAAGTTTAGCATACTGTGAAGAGAATATAACTGTACTAAATAAGAGCTTAGCTTGGAAAATGATGGAACATGTAAATCCAGAATTGTTCAATGAAGTTTGTGAAGCTAATATTGGTAGTTCAAGATCGAGTAATATGGATGACAGTGAATTAAGCAATTAA